One region of Anticarsia gemmatalis isolate Benzon Research Colony breed Stoneville strain chromosome 2, ilAntGemm2 primary, whole genome shotgun sequence genomic DNA includes:
- the LOC142983930 gene encoding ATP-dependent DNA helicase DDX31 yields MDDLQLNISTVPKKDKKKCKAPQNNASEYKFVSNAKFTGKTVARKRPQNLAQQNISVINNAHGPPKKVQKVSKNEDESDDLAAKLRDLSENKGKFKGKNYQDLSDNLQLKQKPRSGGWISSLFKNNPQVPRMGQRAIKPIVEKVFAGQTFSDLDIHPHSVANLQQNLGLKELMTVQQNAVPVILQGRDVLIRSQTGSGKTLAYALPIIEGLQAIRPKVNRHDGIRVVVVVPTRELAVQTYELFVKLVKPFHWIVPGLLSGGQKRKAEKARLRKGLSILVGTPGRINDHLRHTQSLNFAKTGCVVLDEADRLLDMGYEKDVAAIVKAIEDHKKAATYDPMALVKQNIVKKIPAEDEVKETEPNDDAGETTDKKHHLTEVFLSKENQTILLSATLTKAVENLAGITLVNPVFVDTSEGKAVIADSLKANQSDESPKKEVKNKPEVKAPEKPKAPEKPKPPVVEEVVEEEVEATTEVKRGLKAFTGLNHPDLFKKEDAKPATTTKVEVQNNVEEDSDSDSDYEYFKVQKQLAAKNPPVEKDSDDDDDDEEETKPAPVVNTFAEAVKTAVGEDELVLPSTVNQTFMIVPMKLRLVTLCSLIVEHCVMNKKGGKMIVFMATLEMVDYHSELIESVLTGKEVKVKRKKVDKGKAKKRKADDENDEDDGSSSDDAEDFQVDYEEPSEGGLIPVDIEMFSLHGSMPHETRMEVFKQFRAAKSGVLICTDVAARGIDVPRVDLVLQYCAPASATDYVHRVGRTGRAAQVGAAVLFLLPSEAQFIRHLEQKRIRLRQSDESRVLEALRTVAPGATTAQRAAVAVQARLEKTAHTNKDWLLRASRAYTSWVRFYSGYPRDVREYLDSKQLHLGHAAKAFALRDAPATLARRVKSNPTNKKDRPSNRLTVHEDEEKNRPGFPKVKIGSFGGRQINKQSSMHTASEYDSGLPPLEHSQPKKKKNK; encoded by the exons ATGGATGACTTACAATTGAATATATCTACGGTGCCTAAGAAG GATAAGAAGAAATGTAAAGCACCTCAAAATAACGCGTCAGAGTACAAGTTTGTATCTAATGCTAAGTTTACTGGGAAGACAGTAGCTAGAAAACGCCCTCAAAACCTAGCGCAACAGAATATTTCTGTTATCAATAATGCTCATGGCCCACCGAAGAAAGTACAAAAAGTATCGAAGAATGAAGACGAATCTGACGATTTGGCGGCAAAATTGAGGGACCTTAGTGAGAATAAAGGGAAGTTTAAAGGGAAGAACTATCAGGATCTCAGTGACAACTTACAACTGAAACAAAAACCTAGGAGTGGAGGCTGGATATCGTCTTTATTCAAAAACAATCCTCAAGTGCCCCGCATGGGCCAGAGAGCTATCAAACCAATAGTTGAGAAAGTGTTTGCTGGTCAGACATTCTCAGACCTTGACATACATCCGCACAGTGTAGCGAATCTGCAGCAGAACTTAGGCTTGAAAGAACTTATGACAGTTCAACAAAATGCCGTACCGGTTATATTGCAAGGACGAGATGTACTTATTAG GTCACAGACTGGTTCAGGCAAAACCTTGGCATATGCTCTACCTATAATAGAAGGTTTGCAAGCAATAAGGCCTAAAGTAAACCGACATGATGGAATCAGAGTGGTTGTGGTGGTGCCCACGAGAGAGCTTGCTGTACAAACTTATGAGTTGTTTGTTAAACTTGTGAAG CCATTTCATTGGATTGTGCCGGGCTTATTAAGTGGAGGACAGAAAAGAAAGGCAGAGAAGGCAAGGCTTAGAAAAGGATTAAGCATATTAGTAGGCACACCAGGTCGAATTAATGATCATTTGAGGCACACTCAATCATTGAACTTTGCTAAAACAGG ATGTGTAGTATTAGATGAGGCTGATCGCCTATTAGACATGGGCTACGAAAAAGACGTAGCAGCTATAGTGAAAGCCATAGAGGATCACAAAAAAGCGGCAACGTACGATCCAATGGCTcttgtcaaacaaaatatagttaagAAGATACCTGCTGAAGATGAAGTCAAAGAAACTGAACCAAATGATGATGCTGGAGAGACAACTGACAAGAAACACCACTTGACTGAAGTATTCTTGTCCAAAGAAAATCAAACTATTTTGCTATCAGCTACATTGACCAAG GCAGTAGAAAACTTGGCAGGTATAACCCTGGTTAACCCAGTGTTTGTAGACACCTCTGAAGGGAAAGCCGTTATTGCCGATTCGCTTAAAGCTAACCAATCTGATGAAAGTCCCAAAAAAGAGGTTAAGAATAAACCTGAAGTTAAAGCACCTGAAAAACCTAAAGCACCTGAAAAACCAAAGCCTCCTGTGGTTGAGGAGGTAGTAGAAGAAGAAGTAGAAGCAACAACAGAAGTTAAAAGAG GTTTAAAAGCCTTCACTGGTCTTAATCATCCGGATCTATTCAAGAAAGAGGACGCGAAACCAGCAACTACTACAAAGGTTGAGGTCCAAAACAATGTCGAAGAAGACAGCGACAGTGATTCCGATTACGAATATTTCAAAGTTCAGAAACAACTGGCTGCTAAGAATCCACCAGTTGAAAAAGATTCTGATGATGACGACGATGACGAAGAAGAAACAAAACCAGCTCCAGTTGTCAATACTTTCGCTGAAGCCGTAAAAACAGCAGTCGGGGAGGACGAACTAGTGTTACCATCAACAGTGAATCAAACCTTCATGATAGTTCCAATGAAATTAAGACTGGTAACACTATGCTCTCTCATCGTCGAACACTGCGTCATGAACAAAAAAGGCGGCAAAATGATAGTGTTTATGGCAACACTAGAAATGGTTGATTACCATTCGGAGTTGATAGAATCTGTGTTAACGGGCAAGGAAGTAAAAGTTAAAAGGAAAAAAGTTGATAAAGGGAAAGCTAAGAAAAGAAAAGCTGACGATGAAAATGATGAG GATGATGGATCATCATCAGATGATGCTGAAGACTTCCAAGTAGACTACGAAGAGCCCTCCGAAGGTGGATTGATTCCAGTTGATATAGAAATGTTCAGTCTCCATGGTTCCATGCCACACGAGACAAGAATGGAGGTCTTCAAACAATTCCGCGCAGCAAAGAGTGGTGTTCTTATTTGTACC GATGTGGCAGCTCGAGGCATAGATGTACCGCGAGTGGACCTGGTGTTGCAATACTGCGCGCCAGCTTCCGCCACAGATTATGTGCACAG GGTAGGTCGTACAGGTCGTGCGGCGCAAGTAGGTGCCGCCGTGTTGTTCCTACTGCCGAGTGAAGCACAGTTCATCAGACATCTGGAACAAAAGCGAATAAG ACTCCGTCAGTCCGACGAGTCGCGAGTGTTGGAGGCGCTGCGGACAGTGGCGCCGGGGGCCACGACGGCGCAGCGAGCCGCCGTGGCCGTGCAGGCCCGCCTCGAGAAAACTGCACACACTAATAAAGACTGGCTTCTTAGAGCTAGCAGAG CATACACATCGTGGGTTCGTTTCTACTCGGGCTACCCTCGCGACGTGCGCGAGTACTTGGACTCCAAACAGCTTCACTTGGGCCACGCGGCTAAGGCCTTCGCCTTGAGAGACGCACCCGCCACCCTGGCGAGGAGAGTCAAGTCCAACCCGACTAATAAGAAAGACAGACCGAGTAACAGACTCACTGTACATGAGGACGAAGAGAAAAATCGACCTGG GTTCCCAAAAGTTAAAATTGGTTCGTTTGGTGGTCGTCAAATAAACAAGCAAAGTTCGATGCACACTGCCAGCGAATACGATAGCGGTCTACCTCCTCTCGAACATTCACAACccaagaaaaagaagaataaataa